The sequence GGAAAATACCAGGAGGCGGAAGGGCCTGCCGTGGCTGCGGAAATGCTTATGGAACTTGATTATTCAAAAGATGTCATCAATAGGGTTTGCTACCTGGTGGGTCATCATCATACATATACGGAAATCGACGGAATAGATTATCAAATACTGGTTGAAGCAGATTTTCTTGTTAATATGTATGAAGATGAAATGAGTCCGGATGCAATAAAATCTACTCTAAATAAAGTATTTCGAACAAAAACCGGAAAATGGCTTTGCGAAACCATAAACATCAAATGAATTATATTTCGAAGCCGTTTTTTGAACAAGTGTACACCGTTGTCAAGCAAATACCTTTCGGCAGAGTGATATCATACGGCCGGATCGCCCGGATGCTGGGGCGACCGCATGCGGCGCGAGAGGTCGGTTGGGCCATGCGTTGTTGTCCGGAGCATTTGCCGGCGCAGCGGGTCGTCATGGCGGACGGATCCATCACAGGCGGCATGTATGCGGATATACGCAAGGCTCTTTTGGAAGCCGAAGGAGTGGTTTTCCTGACGGATGGCCGCGTCGATATGGAGTCGTGCCATTGGCCCGGGTGAGCCGCACGCAGTCTTGCAGGGCAACTTGATGAAAATGCTTGTCCTGGCCCTGCTCGTCTCAGCCTTCCTTTACATGGGATTGCTGTTCCTGTTCCAGGAGAAACAGATCTACTTTCCCGACAATCCGACTCGAGAGAAAATGCTCGCCGAGGTCCGTCGTCTCGGCTTGGCCCCCTGGCCCGATGATGAGGGATTCCGGGGGCTATTGCGAGAGCCGACGGGCCGCGTCCGCGGAACGGTCGTGATGTTTCACGGGAATGCGGGGCATGCCGGGCACCGGGAGTGGTATGCGGGCGTCTTCATCCGGTTCGGTTTGCGCCTGATCCTTGCCGAATACCCGGCTTACGGCTCGCGGGACGGATCGCTCGGGGAGAAGTCGCTGGTTGCCGACGCCCAAGAGACGCTCGCGATGGCTCGGCAACGGTTTCCGGGGCCCCTTCTTCTCGCGGGGGAATCGCTCGGAGCCGGTGTCGCCGCCGCCGCGGCGAAGTCCTCCGGCGCGGACGCTGTCCTGCTGATCACTCCCTGGGACAGGATCCAAAGCGTCGCGCGCCATCACTTTCCGTGGCTTCCCGTCGGCCTGCTTCTGCGCGACCGTTATGACAGCAGCGGGAATCTATCGGGTTACAGGGGCCGCGTCGCCGTGGTCATCGCGGGGCGCGACAGCATCGTACCGCCGGAGTTCGGCAGCCGCCTGTTCGAGGACCTCTCCGAACCCAAACGGCTTTGGGTGGTTCCCGCCGCTGATCACAACGACTGGATGGATCGCGTCGATGCGGTGTGGTGGCAATCCGTCGTCGATTTCCTTGTCGACGGTTAACCCTGTCGAGCAACTTCTGGAGCTCCGGCTTAGATCAGGTTGATTCCTTACCTAAAAACAACTCCACGACTCTTTCGGAAAAATCGGGTGCCTCCGAATAAGCTTGTGACAGCCCCTTGATCTTCATGATAGCCGCATCGGAATTCTCATCGGCTATTTTCAGGATTCTCAACAAGGTTTTTACGTATTCTCCACGTCCTGCGTTCAGCTCTTTTATTATGTCTGAATGGTTAGAAACAATGAACAATTTGACTTCTCTTCTGGCTTCATATATGTCCATGCCGCTTGTCAAGGTATTTATCGGATCAAGTGTTATATAATATTGATCCGGAGAATATTCCAGCATTCCTTTGGTGAGCGCATCCGTGCCTGAGGATAGATCAAAAAATAATAATCCTACGATATTACCCCAAAACCAATTGCTCATTTTCGTAGTCAAAAGCATCTTTTTGGGATAATATCCTTCTTTTTCCACTAATAGGTACTTTCCGGTATCTTTATTTACATCAACGCTTATCGGAGAATTTCCGACAAATACATTGTCTATGCTGATCATAGCGTTGTCCGGAGAAGATGAGACAGATATTTTTTGCGATGTCCCGGTAACAAGGGTCGCACAGCCATAAGAAGAGACCATCGCTATCAAAATCACCATTAACATTTTCTTCATGGTTTTTGCCTCCGAGAAATATTTACCTGCTTCTTGCGATGATGCGTAACGGGGGCGCATAAACGGATACATGGTATAGGGCGGAGCCGTTTAGTTCAATACATAAGGCGGTTTCGGAGCTCCCGCAACCTCCGCGTCCCGGTTGGGATCGATGGAGGGGATCGATGGATTGCACCACCTGTCTTCCTCAAGTACCATGCAGGGGACCGTCCCGGGTGGCCAGGTAAATCCGCAAGGAGGGCAACGATGACTTACGGCAGATCGGCGCGCTTCTCGGCAGCGGCAGCGATGATCCTGTTTTCCCTGGCCTTCTCAATCCCCTCCCACGGAATCGACGCTCCGGGCATCAAGACCATGAGCCCGCCCGCGCAAACGACTACATCGCCCTACCAGGTCCAGCCGGCTCCCAAGGCGGGTCCGGCGGGGATCGGTTCGACCGGCGCGTCGGAATGCATCCTGACCTCGGTCTCGCCGGTGGCCGCCGAGGTGGGGAACGAGATCGTGCTCACCGGGCAGGGGCTGAGCGGGAGCTGCTCGGTCTATTTCCAGAACGCCTCCGGAGGGGCCTACGCCGCGGGCAGCCAGACCATCAGCCCTACGCAGATGAAGGTCATCGTGCCTGTCCTGGCTTCGGGGATGGGGACGATTTCGGTAAGACCCAGGAACAGCGCTCTTCCGGCGGGCATCCAGGCCGCGATGGGCGCCAAGCCCTTCGAGGTGAAGCCGACGGTGCCCGTGCTGCAGAGCGTCTCGCATGCTCCCGCCACGACAGGGGAGCAGATCAACGTTTACGGATCGAACTTCAAGCAGGGCGAACCGTACGGCGCATGGTTCGTTTCCTCCACGGGGAAAAGGGTGCCTGCGCCGCCGCTTACCTGGCTTACCGCGACTTCGTTCCGTGTCACCGTGCCGGACCTGGAGCAGAACTTCGGGTATCAGGACGGCGCCCAGTATCCGGATACCTTTTTCGTCACCCGGGGGAGCACGCCGAGCAACCGGCTTCCTCTGAAGGTCCTTCCCGCGCCCCGCTGCCTGTTGAAGACCGTCACACCGGTGGCGGAGTATGCCACGGGGTTCGTGACCCTGAACGGAAGCTACATGCTTCCTGAATGCGATGTCCTCTTCCATTCATCGACGGGGCAGGTGTTCCCGGCCACGAGCAAGCACATCAGGGATTACGGACTCAGCGTGATGATCCCCGATATGCCGGGCGGCAAGGGGTACATTTCCGCCAAACCGGCGGGAACCGCCGCGACGGGCGTCAAGCTCCCCTTCGAGGTCAAGGCACTGACACCCTTGCTGGCCGTGAGGGCCGATCAGATGGATATCGGAGGGTTCGGGCAGAAAATCATGCCTGCCGGTCCGCAGGGGGTAAAAATCTATAAGTCCAACATCACCAAACCGAACGTCCCTCCGTTCGAGTGCCAGGCATCGTACGAGGTGTACCGGAACGGCAGTGTCTACACTTACGTGTACAGCTTCAAGATCGAGGAGTTCGCCGTCACCCAGAGATATCTCAAGTGGATGGGCATCAACTGGCCGGACCGCAACGACGGCGCCTTGAAGTATGGAGTCATCCTGTCCAAATCGGGCATGAACAGCTATGAGGCGAATTACGTCAAGGGGGAGATCCGGCCCGGGGATTGGTTCCTGATCGGCGGGGGAGGAAAGAAGAGCTTCTGCGTCTATATCCAGTCGAAGCGCCCGCCCGCGCAGGGAAAGACGGTCCAGATCGACGACTTCCAGTCGTGGCCGATCTTCATCTACGACTTCATGGCTCCGCAGTAACGAGATGATTACGGGACGATCCTGACGCAGTTCTCCCCGCCGAATTCATTCGCGACGCAGTCGGCGCAGGAGGGATCGTTTTCCCAGCCGCCGTCCGCGATCAGGCGGTATTCGTATCTCCCGGGTTCCAGGGAGAGAGTCGCCTTCCAAATTCCCTTCCTGTCCTTCTTCATCGGGTTCGCGCGGGTATCCCATCGGTTGAAATTCCCCGCCAGGAACACCTCTTTCGCCTCCGGGGCGGAATATTCGAATTTCACCTTTTTGCCGATCGTCTCGGCGGCGCCGTTGGTTTTCGCTTTCTCCCTTATTGCCATGTCGACGGACCCCCTTTTGTCTTTGATTCCATTGGCCGGAAGGACCGTGGTTTTCCGTGAGCGAGGTCTTCCATCAGGGTCTTGACGCACTCGAAGGCGGCCGGCTTCTTGATGAGATGATCGATCCCGGCACGCCGGAGATCGGATTTCGTCAAACCCGTGGGATACCCCGCCATCAGAACCTTGACGGCGGTTTTCTGCAGGTCCCGGATGAGGTTGAAAAACGCCACCCCGTCGGTCTTCCTCATCCAGTAGTCGCACAGGATGAGGTCGAAGATCTCCTGCGTCACGGCCTCGGTCGCTTCCGAAAAATCCGTCGGCGAGACGACGCGGCACTCCTCATTTCGCAGGGAATCGACGAGCTTGTCGCGGAGCACCGGCTCTTCTTCCCAAACGAAGATGTTTCGGATGGCGGCTCGCTCCTTGTTGCTGTATTGTCCTGTTGCGGGCAGCGTTTGATGATCAGCAAATGACATGCCGGAAAATAAACCGCAGGTCAGCCGGGAAAACCAGCGAAACGTAGGCATTTTTTCGTTACCCGTTCGGATGGCGGAGAGGGAGTTTTAAGAAAATCGTCATTCGGTCTGACAATATTCTCAGAAAGCGGATCGAGAACAAGCGCTACCAGGGACGCAATCGGATCATCGAATACGAATCGAAACCTGCAAAAGGAGAGATCCATGTACAACGCCAAGGCGTACTCCGTTGCCGGCGAGACATCGCCGTTCGCCTCCACCAGGATCCCGCGGCGCGACGCCACCGATCGCGACGTGCAGATCGAAATCCTCTACTGCGGCATATGCCACTCCGACCTCCACACGGCCCGGAACGAGTGGGCCAGCGTCATGCCTACGGTCTACCCCTGCGTCCCCGGCCATGAGATCGTCGGGCGGGTGACCAGGGTCGGCTCCGCGGTCAAGAAGTTCAAGGCCGGCGATCTCGCCGCGGTCGGGTGCCTGGTCGACTCGGACGGCGCCTGCCCCGAGTGCAGCGCGGGGCAGGAGCAGTTCTGCCGGAAAGCGGTCTTCACGTACAACTCCCCGGACAAGCATCTCGGCACCGTCACCTACGGCGGGTATTCCGAAAGCATCGTCGTCGACGAGCGCTTCGTGCTGCGGGTCCCGTCCAACCTCGAACTCGCCGGCGCCGCCCCGCTGCTCTGCGCCGGGATCACGACGTACTCTCCCATGCGCCGCTGGGGCGTGGGCAAGGGGAAGAAGGCCGGCGTGGTCGGACTCGGCGGGCTGGGCCACATGGGGGTAAAGTTCGCGCATGCGTTCGGGGCCCATGTCGTCGTCTTTACGACCTCGCCGGGCAAGAAGGAAGACGCGCTTCGCCTCGGCGCCGACGAGGTCGTCCTCTCCCGCAACGCCGACGAGATGAAGAAACATGCAGGCAGCTTCGACTTCATCCTCGATGCCGTCTCCGCCGAGCACGACATCAACGCCTACATCAACCTCCTCCGCCGCGACGGCAACATCACGCTCGTCGGAGCTCCGGAGAAGCCGCTCCCCGTCGGCGCCTTCGGACTCCTGTTCGGGCGCCGCAGCCTCTCCGGCTCGCTCATCGGCGGCATCCCCGAGACCCAGGAGATGCTCGACTTCTGCGGAGCGCACAACATCACATCCGACGTCGAGGTCATCCCGATACAGAAGGTCAACGAGGCGTACGAGCGGCTGCTTAAGTCCGACGTGAAGTACCGCTTTTCCATCGACATGGCTTCCCTCAAATCCGAGTGATAGGATCGGGGAACCATAGAAGACGGAACCGGAGGGTATCCCGATGATGTACGGCCCCCCCATCGACCTGGCAACCGCGAAAAAGGTTGTCGAGGCAGCGGAGGCAGAGGCGACCAGGAACGGATGGACCGTGGTCATCTGCGTCGTCGACAGCACGGGCCATGTGGTGCTCCTGGAGAGGATCGATCATACCCAGTACGGAAGCATCGATCTCGCCCGGGCGAAGGCGCAGACCGCGCTCGACTACAAGCGGCCCACGAAGTCGTTCGAGGAGGGGATCGCGGCAGGCGGGTTCAACGTTAGATGGCTGTCGGTGAACGGCGTCTGCGCGCTGGAGGGCGGCATCCTTCTGCAGCGGGACGGCAGGATCGTCGGCGCCATCGGAGTCTCGGGCGCCAAATCCACGGAGGACGCCCAGGTGGCCGAGGCGGGGGCGAAGGCGCTCCTGTAATTCCTTATCGCGCCGCACCGCTTGCCCGCGCGCCGAAGCGAGCGGACATGCGGCTTCCGCTCAATATCTCGCCCGGTCCGGGTCGGCTGCGTACGCCTTCAGCAGCTTCTGCGCCTCTTCGTCCGCCACATGGATGCAGGGGATCTTGCGCTTCTCCGGGAGAACGGCCATCTGTTCGTAGAGGAACCGGTCGTCGAAGCCGATGCCGGCCGCGACGTCCGCTCCGAGGCCGTAATAGACCCTGTCGATCCTCGCCCAGTAGGCGGCGGCGAGGCACATCGGGCACGGCTCGAAGCTGGTGTACAGCTCGCAACCCTCGAGGCGGAAATCCCCGATCCGCCGGCAGGCCTCGCGGATCGCGACGATCTCCCCGTGCGCGGTCGGATCGTTGGAGCCGACGACGCGGTTCCAGCCCTCGCCGACGATCTCGTCGCCTTTCACGACCAATGCGCCGAAAGGGCCGCCGTCGCCCGCTTCCAGCCCCTTGCGGGCCAGTTCGATCGCGCGCCGGAGAAAACGTTTCGTACGCTCCCGGTCGCTTGGAGAGTTTTCCATCTGCGGATCCTCCCGATTTCTTTCCATTGGGATGCCGAGGAAAGCTACGGGAATCGCCGTTGACACTCGTGCCGCGAACTCAGGAAAATGAGGGGTCATTCACTGGGTCCCCGGCGAAGCCGACGGGAACCATTACGAGGAGGGGTATAGCATGCATCGGATGGGAAGAGCATGGTTCGTCCTGCTGTCGATCCTGCTTGCGGCGGTCCTGCTCCCCGGCGGAGCGCGCGCCGATTTCGACCTGTCCTGGTCCGCGATCGAGAACATCATCAACGGCCTTCCGAAATCGGCCGAAACGGTGCGGGAGCTTTCCCCCCCGGGCGTCAACCCGAGGATCTTCCTGATCTACATGCCGAACATCCAGCAGGCGGAAACGGAGTACCGGAACATCACGTTCGCCCCGGGCGGCAAGGTGAGGATCGACGCGGGCGGCTGCGCGCAGCCCGGCGCGACCTTCCCGCCTTCCGCGACCTGGAAGCGGTACGTCAACCCCATCGACGGGAACGGGAATCCGTTTCCCGGCCATTACGGTCAGGTCGGCCTCACGGGGGCGATCAACGGCCTGCAGCCGATCCAGAATTACAACGGAAAGGTCATCGACATCCCCAAGAACCTGGGCAACCCCACGCAGCTCGGCCAGTTCTACCTGCGGCTGGGATACGTGGACACCAATTACGGCGACAACGGGTACTGGGGCAGGATCAACATGTTCGGCGTCCCCGACGACGGCCCGAAGATGCAGTGCCTCGGCCAGCGCGAGGCCTACGTCCTCGTGAGGGTGTGGGCGCCCGCGTTGACGCTGAACCCGCTCGGCGCGGTCTCGCTCAAGGCGCAGTCCAACGGGAAATTCGTCTGCGCGGAAAACGCCGGGACGCTGCCGCTGGTCGCCAACCGGGACGCCGCGGCCCAGTGGGAGACCTTCGAGCTGTTCGACGCGGGGGCGAACCGGGTCGTCCTCAAGGCGGCGGCGAACGGCAAGTTCGTCCGCGTCGATCCCTTGAAGCTGTTCGCCCTCGTCGCAGACCGGGACGCCGCCGGCTCGTCGGAAACCTTCGAGAAGGTGGACATGGGCGGCGGAAAGATCGCCCTCAAGTCCATGGTGAACAACCTGTTCGTCGCCGCGGATCCCGGGGGGAAGCTGCCGCTGTACGCCAACCGCCCGTCGCCGGGGCCCTGGGAGACTTTCGTCCTCGCGGGCGGCGGCCAGAGCGGGGCCGTGCTCGGAGCGCAGCCCGGGGTGCAGCCCTTCACGCAGCCGGGAATGGTCGTCGGGACCATGGCGGGGGCGACGCCGGTCCAGGGGACACCGGCCGGCGGGAAGACCGTCGCCTGCGCGCCGAAGATCACGATCACGACGAAGATCGACGACGGGTGGGTGAAGGCGAATTACGGCCCGTCGGCGATGACGGCCAACCAGAACAACTTCGACGTGTTCATATACTCCTCAAACAGCACGGCGGCGCCGGGTTATGTGTCGTGCCACTACATCAGCGCCAACAGGGACGTCGGCAACCTCTTCTTCAAGTTCCCGTGCAAGAGCGCCGTCAAGAACGGGGAGCACTCGTATTCCTGCGCGCCGTGACCGGTCCCGGCTGAAAACGAAACGGGGGATGCGGCCGGAAACGCGCATCCCCCGCTACGGCATTGAAGTCTCGACGCTCAGCAGCTTCGGCCCCTGCTTGATCCGGAACGTTCCGCCCGCCGTCTCCCAGATCCAGCCGGAGTATCCGTAGCCCCCGATGGCCTTGATCACGAAGGCGCCGCGCCAGGACTCCTCGCGGGGGATGTTCAGCGCGATCGTTCCGAACCTCCCGAAGGTGTAGGCCGGGACCGGATGGCAGTAATCCTCGCCCGCCAGCTCCTTCGCCGCATCCGCCGCCTCCTTCCCGCCGAAGAGCGCCGCGCGCAGCCCGTATTTGTGGGCCTTCGCGCGGGCAACGACCTCCTCTTTCGTATCGAAGGGAGAGGTGAACGCCACGGGGCCGAAGACCTCCTCCCGCATGCCTAACATGCCGTCCGTGGCGTCCCGGACGATCGTGGGATGGATCAGGTTCCCCTCGATCCCGCCGCCGCAGACGATTTTCGCACCCATCGCCGCCGACTCCTCGAGCTGCTCCCGGATCCGCGCGACCGCCAGGGAGCTCGCCACGGGGGAGACGTCCGTCCGGGCGTTTTCCGGGGAGCCGGCGACGAGCGCGCGGACGCGCTCTTCGAACCGCGCGAGGAACTCTTCGTAGATCGAGCGGTGGACGAAGATCCTTTTCGGGGCGATGCACGTCTGTCCGGAGTAGGAGAACTTCGAGGCCAACAGGTCCTCGAGGGCAAGGCCGAGGTCCGCGTCGGGGAACACGATGAAGGGATCCTGCCCGGGTCCCTCGAAGACCAGTTTCTTTCCGCTTTCGCGGAACGCCTTCTCGTAGGGGAGGATGTTTTCGTCCGAGCCGAACGCGATCACGGCGGAGACGCCGGGATCCTCCAGCGACCGCCGCAAAAACTCCTTCCCGCTCTCCCGCGTGAAACGGATGTCGTCTCCGAAGATCGGCCGGTAGAGCGACTCCGTGAGGGCGGAGAGGCCGGATCCCTTCGAGGAGAATTTCACGTTCACGCGATTCCCCGCCATGTAGAGCGACGCGATCGCGGTGTTGAGCCAGGAGCTGCCGTTGTAGGAGAGCATGAGGGAAACGGAGGAGCCCTCTCCGCCGAGGGGACGCCTTCCTTCGAGGATCGGCCTCGCGTCGGGGAACATCCTGAGCCGCGAGATCGTGACGCCCACTTCCGTCTCGCTGTCCTTGACGGTGAACAGCAGGTCGCGGGCCGCCTCCCGGGCGATCCGCGCCCGATTCTTCCCGAGGCTCTCCGCCAGCTCCAGGAGCTTCCCGCACCGTTCGTCGTAAAGTCGGGTCACGTGGATCCTCTACCTCTTCCTCTCCATCCTCTGCCAGTTCTTGTTGCTGCCGACATTGGGGTTGAAATCGCTCTGGTCGCTGAAGACGTATTCGCTGCCGTCGGTCCAGGCATTGCGCATGCCGGTGGGTAGCTGGATCTCCCGGTCGTTCACCGGGTCGCGGTAGGTGTCCACGCCGCGGACCGCCTCGCTGTACTTGTCGAAGATGCGGTCCTGCGCCGCGCTGCGCTGCCGATATCCCTTGACGATCATGTCGCTGACTTCCTGCTGGCTGCGCCGGATCTGCTGCATCCGGTCGAATACGGCCTGCTGGTGTCGAAGCTGCTCCCGGGTGACGGTGGCGGCCAGGCGGGTGCCCGCCTCGGCCCAGGCCGGATTTTCCAGGTAGCTGTCGAGCATCACACGGAACAGCGGCGCCCGGCCTGCCATCTCCTCGGCCGGCGCCTGGAAGCTGTTGACCTGGGTGATCCACGTGACCGACGTCACCGGCCCGTACATGCCCTGCAGGTACGCCGTCATGCGGGTGACCGCCACGGTCAGCTCCTCGACGATCACGCGCCCCTGCCTGCGGTACTGCACCCGGAGGTGCCCCGCGTCGGAGGCGAGTTCGAACCGGAAGGTGAACGGCGAGATCGTGTGAAAGAGGGCCATCTGGTGCTCCGCGATCTCCCGGGTCTTCCGGGCCAGCTCGGGCAGCGCCGCGCTTTCCAGCACCTTCAGGTCGCCGATGTCCTTGCGGTGGCGCGGCAGGAAGACGTTGCGGAGGAAATCGACGGCGCTCACGGGCGCCATTATCTCCGTGCCGGTCCGGGCGTAGGACATCTGCAGGTTGGGATCCTGGGACCAGAAGAAGTTCTCGTGGGGGAAATGCTCGAAGAGCGACCGGCCGTCGGGGCTTGCGGCCTTGAAGGCGATGGTCGCCAGGGGCGGAAACTTCTGCATGTCCCAGGTGACGCCGCCCTGGAAGCGCCATTTCTCCGGGACCAGCAGGCGGAACGCTTCGATGCCGAATCCCTGCCTGTCCATCGCCACCTGCTTGTGGAAGCGCATGGAGCGTGGCGGGGCCGCCCAGGCAAGGGAGTGACCGGCAAGAAGGCCGGCGACGACCAGCAGGAGCACGGGGCGGAATCGCCTTCGCATCGTTCGCCTCCCGGGATGACGGGGAACTTCCCCCTGGTATCGGTCCAGTTTGAGTTTATCACCGCCTCCTCCTCACCCGGCGTTGCGTTACAATACATGTTGATATCGCCGGATTGGAGGAAGGATGCTCATCACATACGAATACGAATGCGGTTCCTGCGGATACCGGTTCGAGCGCGACCAGGCCATCAGCGACAAGCCGGTGGCGAAATGCCCCAAGTGCGGGAAGAAGCCGCAGCGGCTGATCAGCGGCGGGAGCGGGTTCATCTGGAAGGGAGGGGACAACGGCCCCGGCCGGTTCACTTCCGTCGACGATACCGCGCGCCTCGGGCGCACGGGCAGGACCCGCGTGACCCCGGAAGGGAAATCCGCCCGCGGGAAGGGGAGGTAGCCATGTACCGGCTCGTCCTCAACGGGACTCCCCGCATCGACGTTGCCTACCGGGACAAGACGATCTCCTACGCGACGGACGGCTCCCTGGTCAATCCGCTGGAGGCGACCTACGCGGCGCTGGCCGGCTGCGCCGGCGTGTACGCGATCAAGGCCTGCAAAAAGCTGGGGATCTCCGACGCCGGCATCGACATCCAGCTCAAGCCCATGGTGAAGGCGGCCAACCCCGCCATGCCGGGGCGCATCGTGACCACGGTATCCTTTCCGCCGCACATCGGCCGGGAGCAGCGCGACGCGATCCTCGAATCGATCGGGGAATGCGCGGTGAAGAAGCTGATCCGGAGCGGGTCGGACGTGGAATTCCAGGTCGCGGAGGCCGAAGCTGGCGGATAAGCTCTGTCACGGGTAACTTTTTTTATATTCAATCGCCCGGAACGGGGGCGACCTTCGGGTTCCTTCATGTAACTCGCTGTTTTTCTTGTGATTTATCCCCAGTGCGGCCCGGGGTTATGATGGGATGGGAATCCCGGGGGCCGATCCCGAGAATCGCTCCTGAAATTGAAACTGCTGTTAATCAATTTCCTTCCTAATAACTGGGGGAATCATGTTCGTCAACTCTTGAGAGACGTGTGTAAAAAGGGGGTGACGTCATGACTCGCAAGATCCTCATAATGATGCTGGCGTTGGTGTTCGCTGCGTCGACGCCTGCGGTGCTTCTTGCGGGGGGCTTCGAGAAGTTCGACGACAAGAAGTTCGTCGACGACAAGAAGTTCGAGAAGTTCGAAAAGGACGACTTCAAGTTCGACAAATTCGACCGCAAGTTCTTCTTCGACGATGATCCGTTCGAAGACTTCTTCTTCAAGAAGGCGTTCTTCCACGGGTTCTTCGACGACTGACGCTTGCTGGTAGATGTGCCTCTTCCGCCCCGGCCGACAAGACGACACGGGGAGGGGTGACCGGGGCGGAAGGACGGGCGGCGGGGGAACAAAAAATCCCGTCGCTTTTTTCATATCGGCTGATTATTCAACGGTTAAATAGTATTTCCCCGCAGGAATCACTGGTGGTTCCCGAGATGGTTCGACAAGTATCTTTCTTGATAACGAAACTTCCCTTGAGCGATTTCATTCATAGGTTTCAAGGTGAGTCGCATTCATTATCTCGGAGTACGTGGAGATAGTGTGGAGATAAAAGCGTGCGCAATGAGGAGGGTGATATAGATGATTCGCAAAATTCTCATATTGTTATTCGTGGCGATCTTCGCCGCGTCGACGCCGTCGGTGCTTCTTGCGGGTGATAAAGACGACCACAAGAAGATGGATATGGACGACCACAACAATAAGATGGACAAGGACGACGACGATTTCGATGATCTGGAAGACCTGTTCGACCTTGGCGATGTGTTCGATCTGGAGGACCTGCTCGACTAGGCGTGTAGAAGACTGGCCGGCGAGTATTTAGAAAGCCGTAAGCATCAAAGGGGGTGATGTCATGGCTCGCAAGATAAACATACTGTTGCTGGCGGCGTTCCTTGTCGCATCGACGTCGGCAGCGGCTCTTGCGGGAGATTTCGAGAGGGATGACGGCTTCAACGGGTTCGGCGTCAATCCGTTCATCGCCAATCGGTTTGTCGTCAACCCGTTCATCGCCAATCCGTTCCTCGTCAATCCATTTCTCGCCAATCCGTTCGTCTTCGATCCGTTCAACCGTGGCTTCTTTTTCGATGATGACGACTTTTTCTTCGGCGGGGATAGGGATGACTAGTCGGGAATGACCGGCGCTCGGGCGGCGGGGTCCGGAACGGTCCCCGCCGCTTTTTTTGTATCGATCAATGGCCCATGCAGGCGCTGGGCGGCGTCGCGGGTGCCCAACGATGCCATTAATTTCGGGCTGACCGGTCTGCCGGAACGCAAGGGACGGGCTTCCG is a genomic window of Thermodesulfobacteriota bacterium containing:
- a CDS encoding phosphohydrolase, which translates into the protein GKYQEAEGPAVAAEMLMELDYSKDVINRVCYLVGHHHTYTEIDGIDYQILVEADFLVNMYEDEMSPDAIKSTLNKVFRTKTGKWLCETINIK
- a CDS encoding MGMT family protein, with translation MNYISKPFFEQVYTVVKQIPFGRVISYGRIARMLGRPHAAREVGWAMRCCPEHLPAQRVVMADGSITGGMYADIRKALLEAEGVVFLTDGRVDMESCHWPG
- a CDS encoding alpha/beta hydrolase; this encodes MAASIWSRAIGPGEPHAVLQGNLMKMLVLALLVSAFLYMGLLFLFQEKQIYFPDNPTREKMLAEVRRLGLAPWPDDEGFRGLLREPTGRVRGTVVMFHGNAGHAGHREWYAGVFIRFGLRLILAEYPAYGSRDGSLGEKSLVADAQETLAMARQRFPGPLLLAGESLGAGVAAAAAKSSGADAVLLITPWDRIQSVARHHFPWLPVGLLLRDRYDSSGNLSGYRGRVAVVIAGRDSIVPPEFGSRLFEDLSEPKRLWVVPAADHNDWMDRVDAVWWQSVVDFLVDG
- a CDS encoding PEGA domain-containing protein, whose translation is MKKMLMVILIAMVSSYGCATLVTGTSQKISVSSSPDNAMISIDNVFVGNSPISVDVNKDTGKYLLVEKEGYYPKKMLLTTKMSNWFWGNIVGLLFFDLSSGTDALTKGMLEYSPDQYYITLDPINTLTSGMDIYEARREVKLFIVSNHSDIIKELNAGRGEYVKTLLRILKIADENSDAAIMKIKGLSQAYSEAPDFSERVVELFLGKEST
- a CDS encoding IPT/TIG domain-containing protein, giving the protein MTYGRSARFSAAAAMILFSLAFSIPSHGIDAPGIKTMSPPAQTTTSPYQVQPAPKAGPAGIGSTGASECILTSVSPVAAEVGNEIVLTGQGLSGSCSVYFQNASGGAYAAGSQTISPTQMKVIVPVLASGMGTISVRPRNSALPAGIQAAMGAKPFEVKPTVPVLQSVSHAPATTGEQINVYGSNFKQGEPYGAWFVSSTGKRVPAPPLTWLTATSFRVTVPDLEQNFGYQDGAQYPDTFFVTRGSTPSNRLPLKVLPAPRCLLKTVTPVAEYATGFVTLNGSYMLPECDVLFHSSTGQVFPATSKHIRDYGLSVMIPDMPGGKGYISAKPAGTAATGVKLPFEVKALTPLLAVRADQMDIGGFGQKIMPAGPQGVKIYKSNITKPNVPPFECQASYEVYRNGSVYTYVYSFKIEEFAVTQRYLKWMGINWPDRNDGALKYGVILSKSGMNSYEANYVKGEIRPGDWFLIGGGGKKSFCVYIQSKRPPAQGKTVQIDDFQSWPIFIYDFMAPQ
- a CDS encoding isoamylase early set domain-containing protein, coding for MAIREKAKTNGAAETIGKKVKFEYSAPEAKEVFLAGNFNRWDTRANPMKKDRKGIWKATLSLEPGRYEYRLIADGGWENDPSCADCVANEFGGENCVRIVP
- a CDS encoding response regulator yields the protein MPTFRWFSRLTCGLFSGMSFADHQTLPATGQYSNKERAAIRNIFVWEEEPVLRDKLVDSLRNEECRVVSPTDFSEATEAVTQEIFDLILCDYWMRKTDGVAFFNLIRDLQKTAVKVLMAGYPTGLTKSDLRRAGIDHLIKKPAAFECVKTLMEDLAHGKPRSFRPMESKTKGGPSTWQ
- a CDS encoding NAD(P)-dependent alcohol dehydrogenase gives rise to the protein MYNAKAYSVAGETSPFASTRIPRRDATDRDVQIEILYCGICHSDLHTARNEWASVMPTVYPCVPGHEIVGRVTRVGSAVKKFKAGDLAAVGCLVDSDGACPECSAGQEQFCRKAVFTYNSPDKHLGTVTYGGYSESIVVDERFVLRVPSNLELAGAAPLLCAGITTYSPMRRWGVGKGKKAGVVGLGGLGHMGVKFAHAFGAHVVVFTTSPGKKEDALRLGADEVVLSRNADEMKKHAGSFDFILDAVSAEHDINAYINLLRRDGNITLVGAPEKPLPVGAFGLLFGRRSLSGSLIGGIPETQEMLDFCGAHNITSDVEVIPIQKVNEAYERLLKSDVKYRFSIDMASLKSE
- a CDS encoding heme-binding protein, translating into MMYGPPIDLATAKKVVEAAEAEATRNGWTVVICVVDSTGHVVLLERIDHTQYGSIDLARAKAQTALDYKRPTKSFEEGIAAGGFNVRWLSVNGVCALEGGILLQRDGRIVGAIGVSGAKSTEDAQVAEAGAKALL
- a CDS encoding nucleoside deaminase, producing the protein MENSPSDRERTKRFLRRAIELARKGLEAGDGGPFGALVVKGDEIVGEGWNRVVGSNDPTAHGEIVAIREACRRIGDFRLEGCELYTSFEPCPMCLAAAYWARIDRVYYGLGADVAAGIGFDDRFLYEQMAVLPEKRKIPCIHVADEEAQKLLKAYAADPDRARY